The Clostridium sporogenes genome contains a region encoding:
- the alr gene encoding alanine racemase — MFRNLRAVWAEIDIDNLQHNLKQIKKICDNKEIIGVIKANAYGHGAMEIAPTLLENGVSRLAVAVLSEAMELRMSGVKEPIMILGYTPWVLGDMLVDNDIEQSVYSYNDALELSRIAVEKRKILKIHIVVDTGMGRIGFLPTKESVEEVYKISKLPNIKIEGVFSHFSSADELDKDYTLYQMNKYNKFINKLEEKNIRIAIKHIANSAAIIDLESTHLDAVRAGIIMYGYYPSNYVLRNNMKLKPVMSLKTRIVHIKKVSSGEYISYGRTFKTERESIIATLPIGYADGYNRLLSNKGKVIVNGKLAPVIGRVCMDQCMIDVTSIENLKVGDVVTIMGEENGVSYTAEDIAAEIGTISYEVICNVNKRVPRVYKKNNKIINVVNYI; from the coding sequence TTGTTTAGAAATTTAAGAGCAGTATGGGCAGAAATTGATATAGATAATTTACAACATAACTTAAAACAAATAAAAAAAATATGTGATAATAAAGAAATAATAGGGGTTATAAAGGCTAATGCATATGGACATGGAGCCATGGAAATAGCCCCTACTCTTTTAGAAAATGGAGTAAGTAGATTAGCAGTGGCAGTTTTAAGTGAGGCTATGGAGCTTAGAATGAGCGGAGTAAAAGAGCCCATTATGATACTAGGCTATACACCATGGGTTTTAGGGGATATGCTTGTAGATAACGATATAGAACAATCTGTTTACTCATATAATGATGCTTTAGAACTATCTAGAATAGCAGTGGAAAAAAGAAAAATATTAAAAATACATATAGTAGTAGATACGGGTATGGGGAGAATTGGTTTCTTACCTACAAAAGAAAGTGTGGAAGAAGTATATAAAATAAGTAAGTTGCCTAATATTAAAATAGAAGGAGTATTTTCTCATTTTTCTTCTGCAGACGAGTTAGATAAAGATTATACACTGTATCAAATGAATAAATATAATAAATTTATAAATAAATTAGAAGAGAAAAATATTCGTATAGCTATAAAGCATATTGCTAATAGTGCAGCCATAATAGATTTAGAAAGTACCCATTTAGATGCAGTAAGAGCAGGTATTATAATGTATGGATATTATCCATCTAATTATGTATTAAGAAACAATATGAAGTTAAAGCCCGTAATGTCTTTAAAAACTAGGATAGTACACATAAAAAAGGTATCTTCAGGAGAATATATAAGTTATGGTAGAACTTTTAAAACAGAGAGAGAAAGCATAATAGCTACATTACCTATAGGTTATGCAGATGGATATAATAGATTATTAAGCAATAAAGGAAAAGTCATAGTTAATGGTAAGCTTGCTCCAGTGATAGGAAGAGTTTGTATGGATCAATGTATGATAGATGTAACCTCTATAGAAAATTTAAAAGTTGGAGATGTGGTTACAATTATGGGAGAAGAAAATGGAGTAAGTTATACTGCAGAAGATATAGCAGCAGAAATAGGCACTATAAGCTACGAAGTTATATGTAATGTAAATAAGAGAGTGCCTAGAGTATACAAGAAAAATAACAAAATTATAAATGTAGTAAATTATATATAA
- a CDS encoding germination lipoprotein GerS-related protein has translation MKKLFVLCSAIAIILATFLFIHFNKNSEYGDSIDYLKNLESYSCDVDINIKNKKQTIQYKGKQFYNKELGYRFELNKDRILLYTNNKIFVKDLANGVKYNKDKEFDKFYRLTFIGEYICLLYTNEEIKVDLRDEGDFRYEVITLTIPGNNRNAVKAELFVEDEKNIPKKLIIYDSKHNESAVINYTNFIPNSNLDKKLFNPDSL, from the coding sequence ATGAAAAAATTATTTGTATTATGTTCAGCTATTGCAATAATTTTAGCTACATTTTTATTTATACATTTCAATAAAAATAGTGAGTATGGGGATAGTATAGATTATTTAAAAAATTTAGAAAGTTACAGTTGTGATGTAGATATAAATATAAAAAATAAAAAACAAACAATTCAGTATAAAGGAAAGCAATTTTATAATAAAGAATTAGGCTATAGATTTGAATTAAATAAAGATAGAATATTATTATACACAAATAATAAAATATTTGTTAAGGATTTGGCTAATGGAGTAAAGTATAATAAAGATAAGGAATTTGATAAATTTTATAGATTAACATTTATAGGGGAATATATTTGTCTTTTATACACTAATGAGGAAATAAAAGTTGATTTAAGAGATGAAGGAGATTTTAGATATGAGGTAATAACATTAACTATACCAGGAAATAACAGAAATGCAGTAAAAGCCGAATTATTTGTAGAAGATGAAAAAAATATTCCTAAAAAATTAATAATATATGATAGTAAACATAATGAAAGTGCAGTTATAAATTATACAAATTTTATACCAAATAGTAATTTGGATAAAAAATTATTTAATCCAGATAGCTTATAA
- a CDS encoding NAD(P)H-hydrate dehydratase — protein sequence MKITSSETFKKIDNYSIENIGIPSIVLMENAALKVVSNIDLQLNNRFVIVCGKGNNGGDGLAVARHLHCLNKEVEVFIIEKSKNSAKDFRINYNILKNMNLNIKTIRDYEDLDYLRESVIKSDMILDAIFGIGLSRNIEGIYKDTISVINENSKSTLAIDVPSGLNANTGEIEGVCIEANTTVSFEMYKEGFLAYDRDKYLGNIIIESIGIPGEVLDLFSNGSYIINKYMFKNNFKERNKYAHKGDFGKALVIAGSKGFSGAAYLCTEAVVKSGTGLVTLATSNDIQDILSSKLKEAMTINYENYEDVKSIMVKSSCIAIGPGMGKNNNTEELLRKIIRDYNGTMVIDADGINVLENNLDIIKKAKGQIVLTPHLGEFSRITGYGITYIKKNRLKLAKEFAKENKIILLLKGYNTIITNGKEVFVNSTGNSAMASGGMGDCLTGIIASFIAQGYKPLDAAYLAAYLHGYCGEKLSLKMFCVNATHVLDYIPFAIKELQYT from the coding sequence ATGAAAATAACTTCTTCAGAAACTTTTAAAAAAATAGATAATTATTCTATAGAAAATATAGGTATACCAAGTATTGTGTTAATGGAAAATGCAGCATTAAAGGTTGTATCTAATATAGATTTACAATTAAATAATAGGTTTGTTATAGTTTGTGGAAAAGGTAATAATGGGGGAGACGGGTTAGCTGTAGCAAGACATTTGCATTGTTTAAATAAAGAAGTAGAAGTATTTATAATTGAGAAGAGTAAAAACAGTGCTAAGGATTTTAGAATAAATTATAATATATTAAAAAATATGAATTTAAATATTAAAACTATAAGAGATTATGAAGACTTAGATTATTTAAGAGAGAGTGTAATTAAAAGTGATATGATTTTAGATGCTATTTTTGGTATAGGTCTTAGTAGAAATATAGAGGGAATATATAAGGATACTATATCTGTAATAAATGAAAATAGCAAAAGTACACTGGCCATAGATGTACCTTCTGGATTAAATGCTAATACAGGTGAAATAGAAGGGGTTTGTATAGAGGCTAATACTACAGTTTCTTTTGAAATGTATAAAGAAGGATTTTTAGCTTATGATAGAGATAAATATTTAGGAAATATCATAATTGAAAGCATAGGAATTCCTGGGGAAGTTTTAGATTTGTTTTCTAATGGTTCTTATATTATTAATAAGTATATGTTTAAAAATAATTTTAAAGAAAGAAATAAATATGCACATAAGGGTGATTTTGGTAAGGCATTAGTTATAGCTGGAAGCAAAGGATTTTCAGGAGCCGCTTACCTGTGTACAGAAGCGGTAGTTAAAAGTGGAACAGGACTTGTAACTTTGGCTACATCTAATGATATTCAAGATATATTAAGCTCTAAATTAAAGGAAGCTATGACTATAAATTATGAGAATTATGAGGACGTTAAAAGTATTATGGTAAAAAGCAGTTGTATAGCAATAGGTCCAGGTATGGGTAAAAATAATAACACAGAGGAGCTGTTAAGAAAAATAATAAGGGATTATAATGGAACCATGGTTATAGATGCTGATGGTATAAATGTCTTAGAAAACAATTTGGATATAATAAAAAAGGCAAAGGGGCAAATAGTTTTAACTCCACATTTAGGGGAATTTTCAAGAATAACAGGTTATGGCATAACTTATATTAAAAAAAATAGATTGAAATTAGCTAAGGAATTTGCTAAAGAAAATAAAATTATATTACTTTTAAAAGGATATAACACCATAATTACAAATGGTAAAGAAGTATTTGTAAATTCCACAGGGAACAGTGCTATGGCATCTGGAGGTATGGGAGATTGCTTAACAGGAATAATAGCATCTTTTATAGCTCAGGGGTATAAACCATTAGATGCTGCTTATCTTGCAGCATATCTACATGGATATTGTGGTGAAAAATTATCTTTAAAAATGTTCTGTGTAAATGCTACTCATGTGTTAGATTATATACCTTTTGCTATAAAGGAATTACAGTACACATAA
- the acpS gene encoding holo-ACP synthase, with protein MIYGIGTDITEIRRIQKAITRNKNFTNKLFTKDEMDLWEKKNFKLEFIAGRFAAKEAISKALGTGIRDFSFKDIEIINNELGKPQVILKPKAEDIITKISKSYKIHLSISHEKEYAIAYALLEVFI; from the coding sequence TTGATCTACGGTATTGGAACAGATATTACTGAAATTAGAAGAATACAAAAAGCCATAACTAGAAATAAAAACTTTACAAACAAATTATTTACCAAAGATGAGATGGATCTTTGGGAAAAGAAAAATTTTAAGCTAGAGTTTATAGCAGGAAGATTTGCAGCAAAAGAGGCTATATCTAAGGCCTTAGGTACTGGAATTAGAGATTTTAGTTTTAAAGATATAGAAATAATAAATAATGAATTAGGGAAACCACAGGTTATTTTAAAACCAAAAGCTGAAGATATAATAACAAAAATATCAAAATCCTATAAAATTCATCTGAGTATATCCCATGAAAAAGAATATGCTATAGCTTATGCTTTATTGGAGGTATTTATATGA
- a CDS encoding DUF6514 family protein, translating into MEVVLENLIKGQNLEDKEYIYYYKLIKSDLYISWQEEDIKVQSYGIEIIRKDFQKEQLTNSESNNIRHISPHRYKVHNLLKMLYEQTVSPIHLIDIIGEYADEYVVDYENVLKNASSMCK; encoded by the coding sequence ATGGAAGTGGTATTGGAAAATCTTATTAAAGGTCAAAACTTAGAAGACAAGGAGTATATATATTATTACAAACTTATAAAAAGTGATTTGTATATTTCTTGGCAAGAGGAAGACATAAAAGTTCAATCTTATGGCATAGAAATAATAAGAAAGGATTTTCAAAAAGAGCAACTTACAAATTCGGAAAGCAATAACATAAGACATATAAGTCCTCATAGATATAAAGTACATAATTTATTAAAAATGCTTTACGAACAAACAGTTTCACCTATTCATCTTATAGACATAATAGGAGAGTATGCAGATGAATATGTAGTTGATTATGAAAATGTATTAAAAAATGCATCTTCTATGTGCAAATGA